One segment of Methanobacterium sp. DNA contains the following:
- a CDS encoding helix-turn-helix transcriptional regulator — MKNKLKILRAMQDITQEELAKKLGVTRQTIIAIEKEKYDPSLILAFKISKFFKVQIEDIFIYNE, encoded by the coding sequence ATGAAGAACAAATTAAAGATTTTAAGAGCAATGCAGGACATTACTCAAGAAGAGCTGGCAAAAAAGCTCGGAGTAACCAGACAGACCATAATCGCTATAGAAAAAGAGAAATATGATCCTTCCCTAATTTTAGCTTTTAAAATATCTAAATTCTTTAAAGTTCAGATAGAAGATATTTTCATTTACAATGAGTAA